Proteins from a single region of Chloroherpeton thalassium ATCC 35110:
- a CDS encoding putative Ig domain-containing protein, with protein MKKDFNPVVQPSQFFDVNGVMSVLSKRTVIFKNLLFVFLFLSLASPVFSQSIEESKLERAETVLIGNDVISAVHVEDSTLFVASYSNGLFLFDISKPFEPRSLGRTTELDIPTNGVVKKGNYLMIGDNVDGVLVYDITSPEEIKLVTKLKTESGEAWDILADKEKNTLYVATGKIGLEIWDISDPANGKLISKLDDIQWDYAWGLALDEEKNRLFVSDKANGVKIFDVSKPTKPAIVNSYKTSAQNHFALPYDTLLFLANGPGGFEVLSINNIQKPKTLFKDTYSAPFVTGITLYKKNSNFLFIGTGRSGLVVYHIPSILKGSTNPVVKADKISSDYGRITQYEHGFYVATNKGVLIYNFDLAPYFTDVTNQVIDENQTLNYSFKGVDPDGSPISISLIPLDKMPDSLQYDKETSNIVWKPSYEESGVYDFRVRINELTPDNMFAEAPFKIEVKHVNRAPSLPELKDLLVDEDKKLEYQIPEGSDPDREDEGKLTYVAKNLPFGAVFDDKTRQFTWVPSFSQSGQYVVTIFVKDSNSDGNGILTDSKDLTIRVDNVNRKPTFTRMDRQIFNENSESSFTISAEDPDTEDKGKLTYSAGKLPDGASFDPDTQTFSWMPTYEQAGDYTVIFSVQDQGLNSLLFPNPGFVYMDTMAVNITVKQTNRSPHFVQVEPKEVNENQSLSFKVEANDPDREDIGKLVFSASSLPEGAIFDPKTQTFSWKPTYEQSGNYTVAFSTIDSGIDGMKLSDQMRVSINVPNANRPPVFTQPADMQGQEVTPLSFSLTVSDPDREDTGKLKITSRSLPEGATLAGNIVSWTPTYEQAGKYKVGYVVTDFEGLVDSVSHYITITQKNRAPKFVALNTQSGKENDLLTFSVSANDPDKEDLNMLKYAAEDLPQGASFNPKTQTFSWKPTYEQSGNYAVKFIVTDKGIDGNVLSDNMTVPVTIQHVNRAPQIYQFKDTTINEDSEMRYFVGVFDPDVEDDGKLTVTAKSIPEGAILSGQNFTWKPTYEQSGKYTLVFQVADLGGLTATTTNTIVVKNVNRSPEIEIPGGIVKEEEEEIVYKVKARDPDKEDEGKLKVEASGVPKGAVFKGGELRWKPTYEQSGVYTISYTVTDKEGLKDTKSHTITVQNKNRAPEVTVVEKVEGKEEEALGFSVKVSDPDKEDEGQLKVTTMGLPEGSVYEKGKFSWKPTYEQSGVYNISFTVTDNGALSDKKTVVVTIANKNRKPELEVPAEVEAKENEGISLEIKASDPDKEDEGQLKVTAMGLPEGSSLSNGKFSWQPTYEQSGVYKIIYTVTDKEGLKDTKGETIVVKNVNRSPEIEIPGGIVKEEEEEIVYKVKARDPDKEDEGKLKVEASGVPKGAVFKGGEFRWKPTYEQSGVYTISYTVTDKEGLKDTKSHTITINDKNRMPTIKLSVGKFVSAMENEPLVISVAGADLDKEDKQLMLSAESLPSGAMFDSNMGKFSWTPTEGQAGAYTVIFKVQDTKGGEAVSSVSITVAKAKPQKK; from the coding sequence ATGAAAAAAGACTTTAACCCTGTTGTTCAGCCAAGCCAATTTTTTGATGTAAATGGAGTAATGTCAGTCTTGTCAAAGAGAACGGTGATTTTCAAAAATTTACTTTTTGTGTTTCTATTTCTTTCTTTGGCCAGTCCCGTTTTTTCGCAAAGCATAGAAGAAAGCAAATTAGAACGAGCAGAAACGGTCCTTATTGGAAACGATGTGATCTCGGCTGTTCACGTTGAAGATAGCACGCTTTTCGTTGCAAGTTACAGTAATGGTTTATTCCTTTTTGATATTTCAAAGCCTTTTGAGCCTCGATCTCTGGGTCGCACAACAGAGCTTGATATTCCTACAAATGGAGTGGTAAAAAAAGGCAACTATTTAATGATTGGCGACAATGTAGATGGGGTTTTGGTTTATGATATTACTTCTCCTGAAGAAATAAAGTTAGTGACGAAGCTAAAAACAGAGTCGGGGGAAGCTTGGGATATTCTGGCAGATAAGGAAAAGAACACGCTCTATGTTGCAACAGGAAAAATAGGCCTTGAAATTTGGGACATATCAGATCCGGCAAACGGCAAACTGATTTCTAAATTAGATGATATTCAATGGGACTATGCCTGGGGGCTTGCGTTAGATGAGGAAAAAAATCGGCTTTTTGTGAGTGATAAAGCCAATGGGGTGAAAATTTTTGACGTTTCAAAACCTACCAAACCAGCAATAGTAAATTCATATAAAACTTCAGCGCAAAACCATTTTGCCCTTCCCTATGATACTTTGTTATTTTTGGCTAATGGTCCCGGCGGTTTTGAAGTCTTAAGCATTAATAATATTCAAAAGCCAAAAACACTTTTCAAGGATACCTATTCCGCGCCGTTCGTTACAGGAATAACCTTATATAAAAAAAATAGCAATTTCTTGTTTATTGGTACAGGCAGAAGTGGGCTGGTGGTTTATCACATTCCAAGCATTTTAAAAGGCAGCACCAATCCGGTGGTAAAAGCCGATAAGATTAGTTCTGATTACGGTAGAATTACTCAGTATGAACATGGATTTTATGTGGCGACAAATAAAGGCGTTTTGATATATAATTTTGATTTAGCCCCATATTTTACAGATGTTACAAATCAAGTCATTGATGAAAATCAAACATTAAATTATTCATTTAAAGGTGTAGACCCAGATGGAAGTCCTATCAGCATTAGTTTAATTCCTCTTGATAAGATGCCGGATAGCCTTCAATACGATAAAGAAACTAGCAACATCGTTTGGAAACCTTCTTATGAAGAATCAGGTGTTTATGATTTTAGGGTCAGAATTAATGAACTCACACCTGATAATATGTTTGCTGAAGCGCCATTTAAAATTGAGGTCAAGCATGTGAATCGCGCGCCAAGTCTTCCAGAGCTGAAAGATCTGCTTGTAGATGAGGATAAAAAGTTAGAATATCAAATTCCAGAAGGTTCAGATCCTGACCGAGAAGATGAAGGAAAACTAACTTATGTTGCGAAAAACTTACCGTTTGGTGCTGTTTTTGACGATAAAACACGGCAGTTTACTTGGGTGCCGTCCTTTTCGCAATCAGGGCAGTATGTTGTGACTATTTTTGTGAAAGATTCCAATTCTGATGGAAACGGGATTCTAACAGACTCAAAAGACTTAACCATTCGTGTTGATAATGTAAATCGTAAGCCTACATTTACACGGATGGACAGACAAATTTTTAATGAAAATTCAGAAAGCTCTTTTACAATTTCTGCTGAAGATCCTGATACAGAAGATAAAGGCAAATTAACCTATTCGGCAGGAAAACTTCCTGATGGCGCCAGCTTTGATCCAGATACACAAACTTTTTCATGGATGCCAACCTACGAGCAAGCAGGCGACTATACAGTGATATTTTCAGTACAAGATCAAGGGCTAAATTCTTTGTTGTTCCCGAATCCTGGATTTGTATATATGGATACGATGGCTGTGAATATAACTGTGAAGCAGACAAACCGCTCTCCGCATTTTGTACAGGTTGAGCCGAAAGAAGTCAATGAAAATCAAAGTTTATCTTTTAAGGTTGAAGCCAATGATCCTGATAGAGAAGATATTGGGAAGTTAGTGTTTTCAGCTTCATCCTTGCCTGAGGGGGCTATTTTTGATCCAAAAACACAAACTTTTTCGTGGAAGCCAACCTATGAACAATCGGGAAACTATACGGTTGCTTTTTCAACGATTGACTCTGGAATTGATGGCATGAAACTTTCTGATCAGATGAGAGTTTCCATCAACGTTCCAAATGCAAACCGTCCGCCTGTTTTTACACAGCCCGCTGACATGCAGGGTCAAGAGGTTACACCGCTAAGTTTTTCTCTAACTGTATCCGATCCAGATCGTGAAGATACAGGTAAGTTGAAAATTACTTCTCGTAGTTTACCGGAGGGGGCTACATTAGCTGGAAATATTGTCTCGTGGACGCCTACTTATGAACAAGCTGGAAAATATAAGGTAGGGTATGTTGTAACCGACTTTGAAGGTTTAGTCGATAGTGTCTCGCACTATATTACGATTACGCAGAAAAACAGAGCTCCAAAATTTGTGGCTTTAAATACACAGTCAGGCAAAGAAAATGACCTCTTAACATTTAGTGTGTCGGCAAATGATCCTGATAAAGAGGATCTCAACATGTTGAAATATGCCGCTGAAGATTTACCGCAAGGTGCTTCTTTCAATCCAAAAACACAAACTTTTTCGTGGAAACCAACCTATGAACAATCAGGTAATTACGCGGTCAAGTTTATAGTGACTGATAAAGGGATTGATGGCAATGTATTGAGCGATAATATGACTGTACCTGTAACGATTCAGCACGTGAATAGAGCTCCGCAGATATATCAATTCAAAGACACAACAATCAATGAAGACTCGGAAATGAGGTACTTTGTTGGTGTTTTTGACCCTGATGTTGAAGACGATGGTAAGTTGACCGTGACGGCAAAATCAATACCTGAGGGTGCGATTTTAAGCGGGCAAAATTTCACTTGGAAACCAACATACGAGCAGTCAGGAAAGTATACGCTTGTTTTTCAAGTGGCTGACTTGGGTGGATTAACCGCAACGACGACAAACACGATCGTAGTAAAGAATGTAAATCGATCGCCGGAGATAGAGATACCTGGAGGGATAGTGAAAGAGGAAGAGGAAGAGATCGTGTATAAGGTAAAGGCGAGGGATCCGGATAAAGAAGATGAAGGGAAGTTGAAGGTAGAGGCAAGTGGTGTGCCGAAGGGAGCGGTTTTCAAAGGAGGGGAATTGAGATGGAAGCCGACGTATGAACAGTCAGGTGTATATACGATAAGCTACACGGTAACAGATAAGGAAGGGTTAAAGGACACGAAGTCGCATACGATCACGGTACAGAACAAGAATCGAGCGCCGGAAGTGACGGTAGTGGAAAAGGTAGAAGGGAAAGAGGAAGAGGCGTTAGGATTTAGTGTGAAGGTGTCGGATCCGGATAAAGAGGATGAAGGACAGTTGAAAGTGACGACGATGGGATTACCGGAAGGGTCCGTGTATGAGAAAGGGAAGTTTAGCTGGAAGCCGACGTATGAACAGTCGGGAGTATATAATATAAGCTTCACGGTAACGGACAATGGGGCGTTGTCGGATAAGAAGACGGTGGTTGTAACGATAGCCAACAAGAACCGGAAGCCGGAGTTGGAAGTGCCGGCAGAGGTAGAGGCGAAAGAGAATGAAGGGATAAGTCTTGAGATAAAGGCGAGTGACCCGGATAAGGAGGATGAAGGTCAGTTGAAAGTGACGGCGATGGGGTTACCGGAAGGGTCGAGTCTGTCAAACGGGAAGTTTAGTTGGCAGCCGACGTATGAACAATCGGGAGTATATAAGATAATCTACACGGTAACGGATAAAGAAGGGTTAAAGGATACGAAGGGAGAAACGATCGTAGTAAAGAATGTAAATCGATCGCCGGAGATAGAGATACCTGGAGGGATAGTGAAAGAGGAAGAGGAAGAGATCGTGTATAAGGTAAAGGCGAGGGATCCGGATAAAGAAGATGAAGGGAAGCTGAAGGTAGAGGCAAGTGGTGTGCCGAAGGGAGCGGTTTTCAAAGGAGGGGAATTCAGGTGGAAGCCGACGTATGAACAGTCAGGCGTATATACGATAAGCTACACGGTAACAGATAAGGAAGGGTTAAAGGACACGAAGTCGCATACGATCACCATTAATGACAAGAACAGAATGCCAACGATTAAATTGAGTGTCGGAAAATTCGTCTCTGCGATGGAAAACGAGCCCCTTGTTATTTCCGTGGCGGGAGCTGATCTTGATAAAGAAGATAAGCAATTGATGTTATCAGCTGAGTCATTGCCTTCAGGCGCAATGTTTGATTCCAACATGGGGAAATTTTCATGGACGCCAACTGAAGGGCAAGCAGGTGCTTATACCGTAATTTTTAAGGTACAAGATACAAAAGGCGGTGAAGCTGTTTCATCTGTCTCAATTACGGTAGCGAAAGCGAAACCACAGAAAAAGTAA